CTATTCCACTGCAAATGTGTGCCATAAAAGTTGTATTTTTTGGCCCGGgccagtgtatttatttttttccccttctcatTTAACTCTCTAATTCTTTTCCCCTTTCAGCAATGTTGAGTGTGTGAAGCTGTTGCTCACCAGCGGTGCAGATCACAACCGCAAAGACGAACAGGGCaggtcagtgtttaagtctctGTTCGATATATCAGATTTAAATATATGATTACAATTCACAGTCTGATTGAATATCTCAGGGAGGCATAGTACAGCTGAATCTGTCCCTAGATTTATGTCTCATTTAGTCCAACTAAAGACACTTTCAGACTGATACAAActgcactgatcagccataacattacaactcAAGGCATCAAGCCCAGTACCGTGTGGGTTCCACCTGTAGGTGCCACAGGGGTAGGACTGGCCTCTTGGGACATGACGCAACAAGACCTCTttgggtgtgctgtggtattcGGCACCAGGACGTTAGTGGTCGATCCTTTGGAATGTGGGGTGGGGCATCaatggatcggacttgtttgacTGGTACATCCATGGGATTTGTTTTGGTCCCCAAATCTTGAACCTGtcgccatatatatatatatatatatatataataaaaagataTATCAATCTGTGTTATTCGATTCATGTTATTATACTGTGTTAATCGggcagtggtgttaatgttatggctgattagggtgtataaaacataatatttgttttgtctaaaaaacgccttttattattatttctttgtgcTTTATTATAGGACTCCCCTTCACTACGCAGCTGCAAGTCGGCATTTTCAGTGCTTGGAGACTCTGGTGTCATGCGGTACCTGTATTAATGCCACTGACCAGTGGGGGCGCTCTGCCCTGCACTACGCTGCTGCCTCTGACCTGGACAGGAGGTACAGTTCTATACTCTGCCATGTTTTCTTTCCATGCTTAagtcacaaaacaaaaagacactAGTTCGAGTACATTTAGTAGAACTAGTGCAGTAAATTcttggattgtgtgtgtgtgtgtgtgtcacttgtatagtcaacatccatgtgtgaaatcctcaaaaggaggtTATAAGTGTTATTAGATGGGTTTCTTGTTAAAGATACACAAAaagaaatagtgtgtgtgtgtgtgtgtaaatgtgtgtaaatgtgtgtaaatgtgtgtacatgtgtgtgtgtgtgtgtgtgtacatgtgggtgtgtgtacgtgtatatgtgtgaatgtgtgtgtacatgattttcaaaggtaaagtgcaggttataatttgtttaatttttactttatattttgtatttatcatatttatataaacatttttgcgTTGTGAATCATCCcagtttctgttttttcttatggggaaattcactttgatatatgagtgttttggattacaagcacactttcagaacgaattatgctcgcagtccaaggtttaactgtataaatATAAGTACTAACTGTATTTAATATAAGAGTTTGATGAACAGAAAGAAATGTAGATGTAGTAATAAAAGCAGGCAGTGGTTATTCGCCACAATTATGTTTTATCGTGGAGTCTTCCTGAGGATCGTTCTAGAATTACCACCCTGTTGACGTCACCATGGCAACGCTGGGATATTATTAAGTCCCTGATAGACAATTGCGAGACGCTGCTGTGACGTCAGAGTCAGTAAGTCAGTACCAGTGAGGGTCTGACGGTGAGGCACGATGCAGTATAGAGCCATGCGTTTATTGCTTCACTCACTGAATCGATCCAGGTTTTTGAAGGTTGCACTCAGAAGAGCGCTCGCTTGAAGAGTGAAGGGCTGAATGTGTTTGGGTTTGTTTCTCTAAAGGCGACGTGTGTCCCTGGAGCCAGAGAGTCCTGGAGTCCAagcagagaaagagaaggaggcGGCTCTGTAAGTGCACTTTGACTGGTTTGTAATGAACTGAGTACAGTATGGACTCCTGAGACTGACATAATAATAGCATAATTATTCCAGGTGCCTTTGTGGTGCTGTTTTTGCCTTCTCATGTCTCTTGTTCTGCATTGacacatgctgtgtgtgtgtagacatctgagcttgtttgtgtgtatatatatatatatatatatatataatgtgtgtgtgtgtgtagatgccTTGAATTCTTATTGAAGAGTGGTGCGACTGCCTCACTGAAAGACACGCAGGGTTACAACGCTGTCCACTACGCTGCTGCCTACGGCCATCGACGCTGTCTGGAGCTGGTgagagactcacacacacacacacgcacacacacaaatgcatggGTCATTGCAATGTATATACAATGTTTCGATGGATTGTCGGTTGAATGTCATGTTAAATTCACCGAGTGTCTATACAACTCAAAACCGAActgttaaacactgaacatgttttgttgttgttgaagctTTTGGAACAAGAGGAGAGAAATCGAGACGAGGACAAGAACTGCAGCACATGGAGTCCACTCCATCTAGCCGTGAGTCTTGCTCCCATGCTGTCATCGAAGCAGTGATGGTGGATCCTTGTGATTGTGATCACTGCGTCCCCATGACAGCATCTTATGCAGTTTCCATTGATCGAGTGTGACTGTAGTCAGCGTGTGCGTGTTCGTACGTTGCAGGCGTACCATGGCCACGCTCAGGCTCTAGAGGTGCTGCTACAGGGCCACTGCGATGTGGATCAGGGTGATGAAGTGGGCCGCACCGCTCTCTCCTTCGCTGCCCTCAGGGGTCACACGGACTGTGCTCTGACGTTGCTGAACCACGGAGCTTCAGCTCGCTGCAAAGACACGGCCCGTGGACGCACGCCCATCCATCTTGCAGGTACTGCACCGTGCTCTGTGTGTTGAAGGGGTGGAAAGGGACTGCTAATTAATGATGTGTCTGATATGGCTATGTTCACTCAATTCAGTTCTGATTTATTGTTCTCAATCATAATAACTTTTAGATAAGTGAcatgtttcgcctgccatgcggaagggcccgggttcgattcccagccagtgcccgaACCCCCCCAGCCACTGATATGTCCATATCTCAAATATGGACgtgtctgtcctctgaaacgATGCATCTTTGCTTATGTTATCTGGGTTAAAACACATATTTGTGCGACAGCTCATGCATCTAAAAAAGTGGATGTGATTTTAGtcaaaaaaacatgtttgcGATATTGCTCTGGTGGACCCACTGTATTTGTACAGGTCCAGTGTCCTATGCATGCACAGAGACAAAAATTCACATAAATCTCGATCTGCCTGTTTTCGGATATGCGTACGATCTAGAACAACCGACTAAAGTGGCTCGGGTCTGAtgtgaaaaacatcagatttgtgcatcacataagggtaaaaaaaataaaatgatcagatttgtgtcacttcaggctggtaatgtgaacgtagcctTAAACACAGAATGTGATTCAGTTCCCTAACGGATCTGATCTTGTATCTCTCAGTGATGAATGGCCATACATCGTGTGTGCGCCTCCTGCTGGAAGATTCAGACAGCGCAGATCTGGTGGATGCAGCTGATTCTCAGGGACAGTAAGTGACTCGTTATCATGTGCGCTTGTTGCATGTGAGCTAAAGCATGGGATTGAGGGATGATGACAAACACTTGCTTTTCTTTTGCACTTGCATGTGATGTGCAAAATCAAATGagtaatttaaatgaggttgaATATATTCTGATGGAATAATGTAGAGCTGAGCCCTGGCCTGCCAGCTCAGTACAGTATAGAGGATAATAGCTTACAGTATTACTGACATGCTAATACAGTGCATTAAAAATTGGAATGTATAAgtggtgtatttatttatttatttatttatttatgtgtgtgtgttaggaccCCTCTGATGCTGGCAGTGCTCGGGGGTCATGTGGACGCCGTGTCTCTGCTGTTAGAGCGGGAGGCCAGTGTAGACGCAGCGGATGATCAGGGACTGACCGCACTTCACCTAGGAGTGAGTTCACTGACTCTTTAATTATTACCGCACTGGTCCTATAGTATAAATACGCAACCCTTACATGACCACGTGCTTTCACTCCTTCTCCGGTCTGTGAATAGTAATCAGTCGTGCtcgtcactctctctctctctctcttgctctccaTTTGTCTCTCTTGGGCCTCTGTCTCACCTCTCACAGTTGCTGTGTGGTCAGGAAGAGTCTGTGCAGTGTCTTTTAGAGCAGGAGGCGTCAGTGTTGGTGGGCGACAGCAGGGGACACTCAGCACTCCACATAGCTGCAGCACGGGGACACGCATCCTGCCTCAGCGAGCTGCTGACTGTGTCCTGTGCAGagtcctccctccctcctctgAGAGATCGCCATGGATACACTCCTCTACACTGGGCCTGCTACAACGGTCAGTCCTCGGCGTCATGTATACGGAGGTCACATGATCAGCACTCCTGGTCTGTCTAGGTTTCTATGAAAGaaactttattaataaaaaaacaaaaaaaagccatttccacctgtttgtgtcatttaaagaggttcctgggaggccagcgtttcagttTCTGAGAAAATCTCCATCCAAATCCAAATCTTTATGGTGAAATTGCAGTTCTTATAATGCAAATCACTATCACTTGTTCTGATCCTAACCAAAGGGGGGATATTTTTTGGTCTGAAATCTACAAAAGAATTTGGTCACAATATTTGGGAAAAGCATCACCTATAGTTGAGGGATGAGCTCTTCTTCTTTGGGTTTCCATGaacaacattttaaagtttGAAATCAAAACGTCTTTTTGGAATGCTGAACAAGGATATGGTGTAAACCAGATACGCCAACTATTGAATATGGTATGATATTATTTATGACATTATTGTATTGGAAAATACAATACTTTCTCCATGCGGCTACAGGAAGGTCAATTTGAAGCAATCTGGGAAAAATTAAAGCAGCATATCTTCCCGAAACACCCATATTTTGTGTTATaggtttttttacatttttattttattattattattgtttaatacaattaatttttataacaataaataCACCCTGGTAGTAACATAGTTGCTTGtctatttaggaaaaaaaagtgttaattgtATTAAAAATTGTGTATAACTGTGGAAATGTTATccccagtaaaaaaaattaaataaatcttgattgtatccaagcactcgtgaaacactgggatgagtgcattagtgtagcagcggattatatagagagGTAAAGGTAAaaggtttttactctcataactgtactGTTATTCAccataatcaaaagtcctggtttgacttgaacgtcccttataaatgatcaaaaaatataaatatttcggTCTTCCAAATTGCATGGTAGAGTTTTGTTTGCTTTATAGTCACATAAACAGTTTATAATGCAGTGGGCTTCTGTCTGTTTCAGTCAAAATATCCTTTGAGACACAGTACATTGTTTCTCAGATTATGAACTATATGCATTCAGAGGAGTTAAgtttagcgtgtgtgtgtgtgtgtgtgtgttcgccaGGTCAAGAGGGCTGTGTGGAGGTGCTGTTGGAGCAGAAAGGTTGTCGATGCTTTGATGGGAACCCCTTCACCCCTCTGCACTGTGCTGTGTACGTCTTCAGTTCTCTAATagttctttaataaaataaaaaaagaaataaaattctgtCTTTGCATGTAGAAATATTGCAAGTATAGCTAACAtctaaagtgtcttattataaaattaaaagaaaagacatTATTAGAACATtattgtaaacataaacatcatTAGGCCTTTTTTCTTTGATCTTTGAAGTTAGCTTATTCTATTGCTAGATAATTTTGCTAGttgtctagaaaaaaaaatgcgcAGAAATAactataatagtaataattagtttatgtgtgtgtgggtgtgtgtataggATCAATGACCAGGAGCCCTGTGCAACACTTCTCCTGGATGCATTGGGCTCGGAGATAGTAAACTGCAAGGACTCcaaagacaggtgtgtgtgtgtgtgtgtgtgtgtgtgtgcacagcatttatatcttttctttttatagttattttaaattgttcttACGTCATGAATCTGATCCTCCACCGTTCAGGACTCCTCTCCATGCAGCTGCGTTCGCTGGCCACGTCGACTGTGTTCAGCTGCTCCTTGCCCATGATGCTCCTGTGGATGCCGTGGACCAGTCAGGGCGCAGTGCGCTCATGATGGCGGCAGAGAGGGGGGCGATCGGAGCTGTAGGTATGGTGAAGGTCCCTCTTCTAACATCTCTTAGACTTATCCCGCGCGGCCGCTCTGACATTTCAAATGCTGTGTGTTTTGAACAGAGGCTCTTCTCACCAGTGCGAACGCAGACCTCGCTTTGACCGACCAGAAAGGCAACACGGCGCTGCACCTCGCTTGCAGCAGTGTGAGTGTTCACTTTGAGAGGGTTCTTTAACAGGTTGCAAAATttgagaatgaaaaaaattgaattaatcAAATGAGTTGAGTTGGATTCGAGGCTTTCCTCACTGATTTGGTTTCCTTTTGAGCTTTTTGAAGCTGAAGCTCATCGTCCTGCTTTTCGTCTCTTTTACAGGGAAACGAAGAATGTGCTTTGTTCATTTTGGAGAAGCTTCCTGACGCCGCCCTGGTCAACGCCACCAACGCTGCGCTCCAGACGTGAGTGTGTTTAGCTAACGAGAGGGAAGTCTACACATTGCCGTGCATTCTGATTTGCTGTGTAACTGCTCCCTGTGTGTCGTGCAGACCCCTCCACCTGGCAGCTCGCAGTGGGCTGAAGCAGACAGTGCAGGAGCTGCTGTCTCGCGGTGCCAACGTGCAGCATATGGATGAGAACGGTGCGTCTCCGAACCTGACTCCATAGTTAATGCTGCCTGCTTAGTTAGAATGACTGTcattctgcagtgtgtgtgtgtgtgtgtgtttagtgtgagTGCTTTCTATCTGTGGTTTAAAGCTTTTTCACAAAGCCCAGTGTGTGCCCTTTTGCAATTCTTTGACCACCTGTCTGTCCCCTCTTCTCCACTCTGTCCACCCGGCTGTGATTTAATGGAATGCCGCTCTCTCCCACCCACTTCCCCGCCATCGTATTACGTCCCATGGCCTCCCTGTCCCCCCTCTCTGTCCTCCTTTTCCCGGCTGTCCGTCCGTCTCTTTTCCTTCTTCAGGTCTCACTCCTGCTCTGGCTTGCGCTCCTAGCAAGGAGGTTGCTGACTGCCTGGCTCTCATTCTGGCTACCATGATGCCTTTTTGCTCCCCTTGCAGCTCCGACGCTCCCTCTCCAGGCGCCCTGTTGAGGTCTCTTCCCTGCCATGCCAAGCGCCCTCAGGCTCCACGCAGCCCCAGGGATCCTTCCGGCCCGTCCAGCGAGGGCACAAACACCGAGAACGACTCGGACTCGGAGACCTTTTGACCTCTGCCCTTTCTGGAGCGCTTCTTCCTTTTTACTTCTAGAGTTCTCACAGCACTTAAACTAGCGGACCTCCCAGAAGATGTACGAATATCCTCCATCATCAAGGGTGGAGGAGTGATTTATGAAGGCTGGTCTATGCTTCATGTCGCGAGGGTGAGGATGATGAGACCGTATGGGATGAACTTGATCCTTAGATACGCGCAGCTCTCGCTGATGTCGACTACCAGTAGAACGCCATCGCTACATTAATATCGCAAAGCTCATCCGCTTGAGAAGCATAAACCAGCCTTCACGAGAACATCGGTACACTTCCTGTGTAAATCTGATTACACAGAGTCTTTTTAAAGCCATTCGATAATTCATGTACCTACCTGATCCATAAAATAgatggtttttttgtttttttttacatttaagttgATGGATAAATTTGCCAAATATTGACTCAGCAGAACCAGGTTTAAGGTACGCTGTATACAGTGTGGGTGACAGCTTTTTGCTCGCTGTTTGCAAGCACAAACGCCAGAGAAGCACAATGTCCAGTTTCATATGTTGTTACTAACATGTCCTCGCTTCCTGTCATTTTCATTCGTTTAAGGACCAAGGACAATGTTTCAAAGCAAACAAGGAATTTCCACTAGACTACTGCCGTAAAGCGATTGGGAttacacacagtactgtgcaaaagtc
The DNA window shown above is from Clarias gariepinus isolate MV-2021 ecotype Netherlands chromosome 5, CGAR_prim_01v2, whole genome shotgun sequence and carries:
- the ankrd44 gene encoding serine/threonine-protein phosphatase 6 regulatory ankyrin repeat subunit B isoform X3, yielding MAVLKLADQPALVQAIFNGDPEEIRMLIYKSEDINALDTEKRTPLHAASFLGDAEIIEFLILSGARVNAKDNMWLTPLHRAVASRSEEAVRVLIRHSADVNARDKNWQTPLHVAAANKALRCAELIIPLLSSVNVSDRGGRTALHHAALNGHTQMINLLLAKGANINAFDKKDSRALHWAAYMGHLDVVCLLVEQGAEVSCKDKRGYTPLHAAASNGQIAVVKHLLSLSVEIDEANAFGNTALHVACFNGQDAVVSELIDHGANVSQPNNKGFTPLHFAAASTHGALCLEFLVNNGADVNVQSRDGKSPLHMTAVHGRFTRSQTLIQNGGEIDCVDKDGNTPLHIAARYGHELLINTLITSGADCTRRGIHGMFPLHLAALNAHSDCCRKLLSSGFQIDTPDSLGRTCLHAAAAGGNVECVKLLLTSGADHNRKDEQGRTPLHYAAASRHFQCLETLVSCGTCINATDQWGRSALHYAAASDLDRRRRVSLEPESPGVQAEKEKEAALCLEFLLKSGATASLKDTQGYNAVHYAAAYGHRRCLELLLEQEERNRDEDKNCSTWSPLHLAAYHGHAQALEVLLQGHCDVDQGDEVGRTALSFAALRGHTDCALTLLNHGASARCKDTARGRTPIHLAVMNGHTSCVRLLLEDSDSADLVDAADSQGQTPLMLAVLGGHVDAVSLLLEREASVDAADDQGLTALHLGLLCGQEESVQCLLEQEASVLVGDSRGHSALHIAAARGHASCLSELLTVSCAESSLPPLRDRHGYTPLHWACYNGQEGCVEVLLEQKGCRCFDGNPFTPLHCAVINDQEPCATLLLDALGSEIVNCKDSKDRTPLHAAAFAGHVDCVQLLLAHDAPVDAVDQSGRSALMMAAERGAIGAVEALLTSANADLALTDQKGNTALHLACSSGNEECALFILEKLPDAALVNATNAALQTPLHLAARSGLKQTVQELLSRGANVQHMDENGLTPALACAPSKEVADCLALILATMMPFCSPCSSDAPSPGALLRSLPCHAKRPQAPRSPRDPSGPSSEGTNTENDSDSETF
- the ankrd44 gene encoding serine/threonine-protein phosphatase 6 regulatory ankyrin repeat subunit B isoform X1 — encoded protein: MAVLKLADQPALVQAIFNGDPEEIRMLIYKSEDINALDTEKRTPLHAASFLGDAEIIEFLILSGARVNAKDNMWLTPLHRAVASRSEEAVRVLIRHSADVNARDKNWQTPLHVAAANKALRCAELIIPLLSSVNVSDRGGRTALHHAALNGHTQMINLLLAKGANINAFDKKDSRALHWAAYMGHLDVVCLLVEQGAEVSCKDKRGYTPLHAAASNGQIAVVKHLLSLSVEIDEANAFGNTALHVACFNGQDAVVSELIDHGANVSQPNNKGFTPLHFAAASTHGALCLEFLVNNGADVNVQSRDGKSPLHMTAVHGRFTRSQTLIQNGGEIDCVDKDGNTPLHIAARYGHELLINTLITSGADCTRRGIHGMFPLHLAALNAHSDCCRKLLSSGRRYSIICTLSNDSVLCAGFQIDTPDSLGRTCLHAAAAGGNVECVKLLLTSGADHNRKDEQGRTPLHYAAASRHFQCLETLVSCGTCINATDQWGRSALHYAAASDLDRRRRVSLEPESPGVQAEKEKEAALCLEFLLKSGATASLKDTQGYNAVHYAAAYGHRRCLELLLEQEERNRDEDKNCSTWSPLHLAAYHGHAQALEVLLQGHCDVDQGDEVGRTALSFAALRGHTDCALTLLNHGASARCKDTARGRTPIHLAVMNGHTSCVRLLLEDSDSADLVDAADSQGQTPLMLAVLGGHVDAVSLLLEREASVDAADDQGLTALHLGLLCGQEESVQCLLEQEASVLVGDSRGHSALHIAAARGHASCLSELLTVSCAESSLPPLRDRHGYTPLHWACYNGQEGCVEVLLEQKGCRCFDGNPFTPLHCAVINDQEPCATLLLDALGSEIVNCKDSKDRTPLHAAAFAGHVDCVQLLLAHDAPVDAVDQSGRSALMMAAERGAIGAVEALLTSANADLALTDQKGNTALHLACSSGNEECALFILEKLPDAALVNATNAALQTPLHLAARSGLKQTVQELLSRGANVQHMDENAPTLPLQAPC
- the ankrd44 gene encoding serine/threonine-protein phosphatase 6 regulatory ankyrin repeat subunit B isoform X2: MAVLKLADQPALVQAIFNGDPEEIRMLIYKSEDINALDTEKRTPLHAASFLGDAEIIEFLILSGARVNAKDNMWLTPLHRAVASRSEEAVRVLIRHSADVNARDKNWQTPLHVAAANKALRCAELIIPLLSSVNVSDRGGRTALHHAALNGHTQMINLLLAKGANINAFDKKDSRALHWAAYMGHLDVVCLLVEQGAEVSCKDKRGYTPLHAAASNGQIAVVKHLLSLSVEIDEANAFGNTALHVACFNGQDAVVSELIDHGANVSQPNNKGFTPLHFAAASTHGALCLEFLVNNGADVNVQSRDGKSPLHMTAVHGRFTRSQTLIQNGGEIDCVDKDGNTPLHIAARYGHELLINTLITSGADCTRRGIHGMFPLHLAALNAHSDCCRKLLSSGFQIDTPDSLGRTCLHAAAAGGNVECVKLLLTSGADHNRKDEQGRTPLHYAAASRHFQCLETLVSCGTCINATDQWGRSALHYAAASDLDRRRRVSLEPESPGVQAEKEKEAALCLEFLLKSGATASLKDTQGYNAVHYAAAYGHRRCLELLLEQEERNRDEDKNCSTWSPLHLAAYHGHAQALEVLLQGHCDVDQGDEVGRTALSFAALRGHTDCALTLLNHGASARCKDTARGRTPIHLAVMNGHTSCVRLLLEDSDSADLVDAADSQGQTPLMLAVLGGHVDAVSLLLEREASVDAADDQGLTALHLGLLCGQEESVQCLLEQEASVLVGDSRGHSALHIAAARGHASCLSELLTVSCAESSLPPLRDRHGYTPLHWACYNGQEGCVEVLLEQKGCRCFDGNPFTPLHCAVINDQEPCATLLLDALGSEIVNCKDSKDRTPLHAAAFAGHVDCVQLLLAHDAPVDAVDQSGRSALMMAAERGAIGAVEALLTSANADLALTDQKGNTALHLACSSGNEECALFILEKLPDAALVNATNAALQTPLHLAARSGLKQTVQELLSRGANVQHMDENAPTLPLQAPC